A genomic window from Cloacibacillus evryensis DSM 19522 includes:
- a CDS encoding RidA family protein: MMKKVLNLSDWSGKTYSDVAYANGVAFISGQMSLDENNQPVRGTIEEETARALDNLKKVVEKLGAGLDDVLFTQVILLSNDDFPGFSSTYAKYFPNGYPARVATIAKEIYLGLRLELCAVVALDRSNEDKNV; this comes from the coding sequence ATGATGAAAAAAGTATTGAATCTTTCCGACTGGTCTGGGAAGACCTATTCTGACGTCGCGTATGCCAATGGGGTTGCCTTTATTTCAGGGCAGATGAGTCTTGACGAAAATAATCAGCCGGTGCGGGGAACAATAGAAGAAGAAACCGCCAGGGCGCTTGACAACCTTAAGAAAGTTGTAGAAAAGCTGGGCGCTGGTCTTGACGATGTACTCTTTACTCAGGTCATTCTTTTGTCAAACGACGATTTTCCCGGTTTCAGCAGCACGTATGCCAAGTATTTTCCAAACGGCTATCCGGCGAGGGTCGCCACTATTGCGAAGGAAATATATCTCGGCCTGAGACTTGAACTTTGTGCCGTGGTCGCGCTGGATCGATCAAACGAAGACAAAAACGTTTAG
- a CDS encoding aconitase X swivel domain-containing protein: MDEKLIASLTGRALIDGKVEGRAMVLPDSIAGWSGITSEGLIIEKDNIHRGESVAGMILVVPGGKGSVGWSCHFTALKANGHSPKGWVLKNVDTRVGVALVTTNTPAVCVKQPDPFSVIHDGDRLVIDGEKGTVEVWRKN, encoded by the coding sequence ATGGACGAAAAACTGATAGCTTCTCTTACGGGAAGAGCTCTGATTGACGGCAAGGTCGAAGGCCGCGCAATGGTCCTGCCGGACAGTATCGCCGGATGGTCCGGCATTACAAGCGAAGGGCTCATTATCGAAAAAGACAACATACACAGGGGCGAATCCGTGGCGGGCATGATCCTTGTGGTGCCGGGAGGGAAAGGCTCAGTCGGATGGTCTTGCCATTTCACCGCATTGAAGGCCAACGGTCATTCGCCCAAAGGGTGGGTGCTTAAAAACGTTGACACAAGGGTAGGAGTGGCGCTTGTAACTACCAATACGCCCGCGGTCTGTGTCAAGCAGCCGGATCCTTTTTCCGTCATACATGACGGCGACCGGCTTGTAATCGACGGTGAAAAGGGAACTGTCGAAGTATGGAGAAAAAATTAG
- a CDS encoding sodium:solute symporter family protein: MLTGIDNIVIVFTVIAVLWIGYYFSKSITDMESYYLANRSLPWSLVVGTLVASWYGGVGVVGTIGYASVFGMATWFIWSIGAHAVRFPLALWVGPRIHVRSDVTIPDVIAHAYGKTAAIVASIFLFMYCSQLGEITATGFIGEAAWGVNKVLLGIIVVVLTIALTCLGGLMGVAVTDMIFFFFMLMSVCMVFPQIYDSVGGMAGIRAATAPSFTHPVAGMTFSKALMLVLLCINVYADPCFYQRFSASNSAKTGRRAMLTCFCLWLVFDAVTSMAGMAVHVKYPGVQPELAYVQMVLSELPVGIRAFFVIGLFGAIISTLDSYYLIGGTTLAKDIYARIFAKEELSDKKLVNLSRAGAGILGVIGLALAFRFTLVYDAFVFLISLWMSTGFVPVLMALMYGGKKTKAAGLLSMAAGCLSFAALSLWPVTISESFGVLEPILVSLPLSFLFWAIGSRFGEDTEIDKKAIRC; the protein is encoded by the coding sequence ATGTTAACCGGCATCGACAACATCGTTATCGTATTTACCGTGATCGCCGTTCTTTGGATAGGCTACTATTTCTCAAAGTCGATCACGGACATGGAGAGCTATTATCTCGCGAACAGAAGCCTTCCCTGGTCGCTTGTGGTCGGCACGCTCGTCGCTTCCTGGTACGGCGGCGTCGGCGTTGTGGGCACCATCGGCTACGCCTCTGTCTTTGGCATGGCGACATGGTTCATCTGGTCGATCGGCGCGCACGCGGTCCGCTTTCCTCTCGCTCTGTGGGTCGGGCCGCGCATCCACGTGCGTTCCGACGTGACGATCCCCGACGTCATCGCCCACGCCTACGGCAAGACGGCCGCGATCGTCGCCTCTATATTCCTCTTTATGTACTGCTCGCAGCTGGGCGAGATAACGGCGACTGGCTTCATCGGCGAGGCGGCCTGGGGCGTCAATAAGGTCCTCCTCGGCATCATTGTCGTCGTTCTGACGATCGCGCTGACCTGCCTCGGCGGCCTGATGGGCGTCGCCGTCACCGATATGATCTTCTTTTTCTTCATGCTGATGAGCGTCTGTATGGTATTCCCGCAGATTTACGACAGCGTCGGCGGCATGGCAGGCATACGCGCGGCGACGGCCCCATCCTTTACGCACCCGGTCGCTGGAATGACTTTCTCAAAGGCGTTGATGCTCGTGCTGCTCTGCATCAACGTATACGCCGACCCATGTTTCTATCAGCGTTTTTCGGCGAGCAACTCGGCGAAGACCGGCCGCCGCGCGATGCTCACCTGCTTCTGTCTCTGGCTCGTATTCGACGCAGTGACGAGTATGGCGGGAATGGCGGTGCACGTCAAATACCCCGGAGTACAGCCGGAACTTGCCTACGTCCAGATGGTGCTCTCTGAACTTCCCGTAGGGATACGCGCCTTCTTCGTCATCGGGCTCTTCGGGGCGATAATTTCCACACTCGACAGCTACTACCTCATCGGAGGAACGACTCTCGCGAAGGATATCTATGCCAGAATTTTTGCGAAAGAGGAACTCAGCGATAAAAAACTTGTGAACCTGAGCCGCGCCGGCGCCGGCATCCTTGGAGTTATCGGCCTCGCGCTCGCCTTCCGTTTTACGCTCGTGTACGACGCCTTTGTCTTCCTCATCAGTCTATGGATGTCCACCGGTTTCGTCCCCGTGCTGATGGCGCTGATGTACGGCGGGAAAAAGACCAAGGCGGCGGGGCTGCTTTCGATGGCGGCGGGATGCCTTTCCTTCGCGGCGCTCTCGCTCTGGCCGGTAACGATATCGGAAAGCTTCGGCGTGCTTGAGCCGATACTCGTATCATTGCCGCTCTCGTTCCTCTTCTGGGCGATAGGCAGCAGGTTCGGCGAAGATACCGAAATCGATAAAAAAGCTATCAGATGCTGA
- a CDS encoding putative hydro-lyase: MTLPFDVTPFYSTHPKEMRRLIREEEWVYPTSGLCHCHVQANMIVLPKEWAYDFLVFAQRNPKPCPILDITEPGQWEAKLIAPGSDVRTDIPKYRVWENGELVDEPADVKKYWKEDLVAFLLGCSFSFEGALLEAGIPIRHIDMNCNVPMYITNIQNQPAGRLSGPMVVSMRPVKHAQVPKAVLSTGRFPAVHGAPVHIGDPAAIGIKDVGKPDFGDAVEIREGETPVFWACGVTPQAVLMKSKPPFAITHAPGYMFIGDPKDVDYAVF; encoded by the coding sequence ATGACGCTGCCATTTGATGTAACGCCCTTTTATTCCACGCACCCGAAAGAGATGCGCCGGCTGATCCGCGAAGAGGAATGGGTCTATCCGACTTCGGGACTCTGCCACTGCCACGTGCAGGCGAACATGATCGTCCTGCCCAAGGAATGGGCTTATGATTTCCTCGTCTTCGCCCAGCGCAATCCGAAGCCCTGCCCGATCCTCGACATCACCGAGCCGGGCCAGTGGGAGGCGAAGCTCATCGCCCCCGGCTCCGACGTGCGCACCGACATCCCGAAGTACCGCGTCTGGGAAAATGGCGAGCTTGTCGACGAGCCGGCCGACGTTAAAAAATACTGGAAAGAGGACCTCGTCGCCTTCCTGCTCGGCTGCTCATTCAGCTTTGAGGGCGCGCTGCTCGAGGCCGGCATCCCCATCCGCCACATCGATATGAACTGCAACGTGCCGATGTACATAACGAACATCCAGAACCAGCCCGCCGGACGGCTCAGCGGCCCGATGGTCGTCAGCATGCGCCCCGTCAAGCACGCGCAGGTGCCGAAGGCCGTGCTCTCGACTGGCAGGTTCCCCGCCGTCCACGGCGCGCCCGTCCACATAGGCGACCCGGCGGCTATCGGCATCAAGGATGTGGGCAAGCCTGATTTCGGAGACGCGGTGGAGATCCGCGAGGGCGAAACGCCCGTCTTCTGGGCCTGCGGAGTGACGCCGCAGGCGGTGCTCATGAAGAGCAAACCGCCCTTCGCGATCACCCACGCTCCCGGCTACATGTTCATCGGAGACCCGAAGGACGTAGACTACGCGGTGTTTTAA
- a CDS encoding LamB/YcsF family protein yields MYKVDLNSDIGESFGAYKMGDDAAVMCAVTSANVACGFHAGDPLVMKKTLKTCAEKGVAAGAHPGYPDLVGFGRRNMKCTPDEEYADCLYQVGALKAFCEANGLKLQHVKPHGAMYNQAAKDPALAKAIAQAVKDAGEDIILMGLANSEFEKAAKELGVPFAAEAFADRGYMPDGSLVPRSQPGAIIHDVDAAAKRVVRMVTEGTVEAVDGTVVSFRPQSICMHGDTPEAVEMAKAVRAALEAAGVKVTNLKEVVLG; encoded by the coding sequence ATGTACAAAGTAGACCTTAACAGCGATATCGGAGAGAGCTTCGGCGCCTACAAAATGGGCGACGACGCGGCGGTAATGTGCGCCGTGACCTCGGCGAACGTCGCCTGCGGCTTTCACGCCGGCGACCCGCTGGTGATGAAAAAGACGCTCAAGACCTGCGCCGAAAAGGGAGTGGCGGCCGGCGCGCACCCCGGATATCCCGACCTCGTCGGCTTCGGGCGCCGGAACATGAAGTGTACGCCTGACGAAGAATACGCCGACTGCCTCTATCAGGTCGGCGCGCTCAAAGCCTTCTGTGAAGCCAACGGCCTCAAACTGCAGCATGTGAAGCCGCACGGCGCGATGTACAATCAGGCCGCGAAAGACCCAGCGCTCGCGAAGGCGATCGCGCAGGCCGTCAAAGACGCCGGCGAAGATATCATCCTCATGGGGCTCGCGAACTCGGAATTTGAAAAAGCCGCCAAAGAACTCGGCGTGCCCTTCGCGGCGGAGGCCTTCGCAGACCGCGGCTACATGCCCGACGGTTCGCTCGTGCCGCGCTCGCAGCCGGGCGCGATCATCCATGACGTCGACGCCGCCGCGAAGCGCGTCGTGCGCATGGTCACGGAAGGGACCGTCGAAGCGGTGGACGGCACGGTCGTCAGCTTCCGCCCGCAGTCGATCTGTATGCACGGCGACACGCCCGAAGCCGTCGAAATGGCGAAAGCCGTCCGCGCGGCGCTCGAGGCCGCCGGTGTTAAAGTTACCAATTTGAAGGAGGTCGTACTGGGATGA
- a CDS encoding biotin-dependent carboxyltransferase family protein, with product MELTIKKAGMLTSVQDLGRWGYQSSGVPVAGAMDLPALRIGNAMLGNPEGAAALEVTLLGPEIEVSGGGAAVFAGADLGFSVNGRAVGSWQAVVLNDGDVVSFTGPKGAGCRGNLCFAGGVDVPVVMNSRTTYMRAKIGGVEGRALKSGDVIKTGEPAPLWKRLGGFRLSAGLTPAAAAEAPLAVITGLQRDAFTEEGRKLLFESEYLITAESDRMGCRLEGPKIEHTEKGADIVSDGIPLGAVQIPGHGMPIIMLADRQTTGGYTKIGVLTPLSIEALVQKMPGMKVTFREASVAEGVAEQQKIADAVKRAGELRLSYVSRSPQTVQPSMSGRFKITLNGKTYEITCEEI from the coding sequence ATGGAACTGACAATAAAAAAGGCCGGGATGCTGACCTCCGTGCAGGACCTCGGACGCTGGGGATATCAGTCCAGCGGCGTCCCCGTCGCGGGGGCGATGGACCTTCCAGCGCTCCGGATCGGCAACGCGATGCTGGGTAACCCCGAGGGAGCGGCGGCGCTCGAAGTGACGCTGCTCGGCCCGGAGATCGAGGTAAGCGGCGGCGGCGCGGCGGTCTTTGCCGGAGCCGACCTCGGCTTCTCGGTCAACGGCAGGGCGGTGGGATCGTGGCAGGCCGTCGTGCTTAACGACGGCGACGTCGTTTCGTTTACCGGGCCGAAGGGCGCCGGCTGCCGCGGCAATCTATGCTTTGCGGGCGGCGTGGATGTCCCGGTAGTTATGAACAGCCGCACCACCTACATGCGTGCGAAGATCGGCGGGGTGGAGGGGCGCGCCCTTAAAAGCGGCGACGTCATAAAGACGGGGGAGCCCGCGCCGCTCTGGAAGCGGCTCGGCGGCTTCCGTCTGTCCGCCGGATTGACCCCCGCCGCCGCGGCCGAGGCGCCGCTGGCGGTGATCACGGGATTGCAGCGGGACGCTTTTACGGAAGAGGGCCGGAAGCTGCTTTTTGAATCGGAATACCTGATCACGGCTGAATCCGACAGAATGGGCTGCCGCCTTGAGGGACCCAAGATCGAACACACTGAAAAGGGCGCGGACATAGTCTCCGACGGCATACCGCTTGGCGCGGTGCAGATACCAGGCCACGGAATGCCGATAATCATGCTTGCCGACCGCCAGACGACGGGAGGCTACACGAAGATAGGCGTCCTCACGCCGCTTTCGATTGAGGCGCTCGTGCAGAAGATGCCGGGTATGAAGGTAACCTTCCGCGAGGCCTCGGTGGCTGAAGGCGTGGCGGAGCAGCAAAAAATCGCCGACGCCGTAAAACGTGCCGGAGAACTGCGCCTTTCGTATGTCTCACGCAGCCCTCAGACGGTGCAGCCGTCCATGTCTGGGCGCTTCAAGATCACGCTAAACGGAAAGACATACGAAATAACCTGTGAAGAGATATAG
- the pxpB gene encoding 5-oxoprolinase subunit PxpB, translating to MSVAIYVDEPKYLNAGESCVVIEFADEIDRGANDAVMNLKKHLLNQKNIPIVECLPTYRSLAVYFDPVAVSAEEVINEAKAAPVYGGEEAGAVHTEISIPVCYGGEYGPDIANVAENAGITEEEVIKRHSAKPCHCYMIGFMPGFAYLGGMDETIATPRLTNPRTVIKGGSVGIAGKQTGIYPIDSPGGWQLIGRTPLRLFTPEASRPTLIEAGYEVRFVPVTEEEYKKIEAEVAAGTYKPVITEAK from the coding sequence ATGTCGGTGGCAATATATGTGGACGAACCAAAATATCTCAATGCGGGCGAATCGTGCGTCGTTATCGAGTTCGCGGACGAGATAGACCGCGGCGCGAATGACGCAGTCATGAATCTAAAGAAACATCTTCTGAATCAGAAAAATATCCCTATCGTTGAGTGCCTTCCGACCTACCGGTCGCTGGCAGTCTATTTTGATCCCGTGGCGGTAAGCGCGGAAGAGGTTATAAACGAGGCGAAGGCCGCGCCAGTATACGGCGGGGAAGAGGCGGGGGCGGTTCATACCGAGATATCCATACCCGTGTGCTACGGCGGCGAATACGGCCCGGATATCGCGAACGTGGCCGAAAATGCGGGGATCACAGAGGAAGAAGTGATCAAACGGCACAGCGCAAAGCCGTGTCACTGCTATATGATCGGATTCATGCCCGGTTTCGCCTACCTCGGAGGCATGGATGAAACGATCGCGACGCCGCGGCTCACCAATCCGCGCACCGTCATCAAAGGCGGCAGCGTCGGCATCGCGGGAAAACAGACGGGCATCTATCCGATAGACAGCCCGGGCGGCTGGCAGCTCATCGGACGCACGCCGCTGCGCCTCTTCACGCCGGAGGCCTCGCGCCCGACGCTCATCGAAGCCGGCTATGAGGTGCGCTTCGTTCCCGTCACGGAAGAGGAATACAAAAAAATCGAGGCCGAAGTGGCCGCGGGTACCTACAAGCCCGTGATAACGGAGGCGAAATGA
- a CDS encoding NRAMP family divalent metal transporter gives MAEKKESVASVLIGAAFLMATSAIGPGFLTQTAVFTDKLKAAFAFAIVVSILIDVVVQMNIWRILGVSGKRAQDVANEVFPGLGYFLAILVAIGGLVFNIGNVGGAAMGLNVICGVPFVPGAIVSALVAIGLFVNKEAGKAMDMFTKVLGIIMLAMVAFMVVKTAPPVGLALKETVLPSTIDWLTILTLVGGTVGGYITFAGAHRIIDANITGVSNIDKITHGSVTAIGITGIMRYLLFLAILGVVATGVALDPKNPPASAFLIGAGQLGYRIFGVILWCAAVTSVVGASYTSISFLRTLFKQVEAYNRYWIMGFICVSTAIFATMGNPVKLLIFAGSVNGLILPVSLGVVLLAAYNKKIIGEGYRHPMVLTVLGWIMVAFTAWMGAKSFTGILKLFS, from the coding sequence ATGGCGGAAAAAAAGGAATCTGTAGCAAGCGTACTTATCGGCGCGGCATTTTTGATGGCGACTTCGGCTATCGGACCGGGGTTCTTGACACAGACGGCCGTTTTCACTGACAAATTGAAGGCGGCTTTCGCTTTCGCGATCGTCGTATCTATTCTCATCGACGTAGTCGTGCAGATGAACATCTGGCGCATCCTCGGCGTATCGGGAAAACGCGCTCAGGACGTGGCGAACGAAGTCTTCCCGGGACTTGGCTACTTTCTCGCCATATTGGTAGCCATCGGCGGACTTGTATTTAACATCGGCAACGTCGGCGGCGCGGCGATGGGACTCAACGTGATCTGCGGCGTACCTTTCGTGCCCGGCGCGATCGTCAGCGCGCTCGTGGCGATCGGTCTTTTTGTCAACAAAGAGGCTGGCAAGGCGATGGACATGTTTACGAAGGTGCTCGGCATAATCATGCTGGCGATGGTCGCCTTCATGGTCGTCAAGACGGCCCCGCCCGTCGGCCTGGCGCTTAAAGAGACGGTCCTTCCCTCAACGATAGACTGGCTGACGATCCTCACGCTGGTCGGCGGCACGGTCGGCGGCTACATCACCTTCGCCGGCGCGCACCGCATCATCGACGCGAACATAACGGGCGTGAGCAACATCGATAAGATCACGCACGGTTCCGTCACCGCGATCGGGATCACGGGCATTATGCGCTACCTGCTCTTCCTCGCCATCCTGGGCGTGGTCGCTACCGGCGTGGCGCTGGACCCCAAAAACCCGCCCGCGTCAGCATTCCTCATCGGCGCGGGGCAGCTTGGATACCGTATATTCGGCGTCATCCTCTGGTGCGCGGCGGTAACGTCGGTGGTCGGCGCGTCGTACACCTCGATATCTTTCCTGCGCACTCTTTTCAAGCAGGTCGAAGCTTACAACCGTTACTGGATAATGGGCTTCATCTGCGTGTCGACGGCGATATTCGCCACGATGGGAAACCCCGTCAAACTGCTTATCTTTGCCGGCTCCGTCAATGGGTTGATACTTCCGGTGTCGCTTGGCGTGGTGCTGCTTGCCGCCTATAACAAAAAGATCATCGGCGAAGGCTACCGCCACCCGATGGTGCTTACGGTCCTCGGCTGGATCATGGTCGCCTTTACGGCTTGGATGGGCGCGAAGTCCTTCACCGGAATACTGAAGCTCTTCTCATAG
- a CDS encoding TolB family protein yields MKKFTVLLTVFFSLLAAAGPCAAGKIAFLRMEGGAFYICCADSDGKKVTRLAEGYDPEISPDGATVAYTRYDKNGGRFIALYDVAAKKTRTIKGLPGSNSYGPRWSRDGACLLYSRFADGKRWLPEIYDLSSKKYKTLGQKEKRAEFFGPFWPEGRGFVSAFDFENVYKISTADGTVREKLPMKKLLPSDDAIISSAVRMSASPDGAMWLISAETGGERCAFCTSSGSPEGIKGALYLYHPETGISERLKAGGLCVADAAWLNAEEIVFSAHSPEEKRASKTANLYDIYAMKLNGEKPRKIISRGSSVSASK; encoded by the coding sequence ATGAAAAAATTCACGGTATTACTGACAGTATTTTTCTCCCTGCTTGCGGCAGCCGGGCCGTGTGCGGCTGGGAAAATAGCCTTTCTGCGCATGGAGGGCGGCGCTTTTTACATCTGCTGCGCCGACAGCGACGGCAAAAAAGTCACGCGTTTGGCCGAGGGCTATGACCCTGAGATCTCACCGGACGGCGCGACCGTAGCTTACACGCGTTATGATAAAAATGGCGGCAGGTTCATCGCCCTATATGACGTCGCGGCGAAAAAAACACGGACGATCAAAGGGCTGCCCGGCAGCAACAGCTACGGCCCGCGCTGGTCGCGGGACGGCGCGTGTCTGCTTTACAGCCGTTTCGCGGACGGTAAAAGGTGGCTGCCCGAGATATACGACTTGAGTTCAAAGAAATACAAGACGCTGGGGCAAAAGGAGAAAAGGGCGGAATTTTTCGGCCCCTTCTGGCCGGAGGGCAGAGGCTTCGTCTCCGCCTTCGACTTTGAGAACGTCTATAAAATTTCCACGGCGGACGGTACGGTCCGTGAAAAACTGCCGATGAAAAAGCTCCTGCCCTCTGACGACGCCATTATCAGCAGCGCGGTAAGGATGTCGGCGTCGCCTGACGGCGCGATGTGGCTCATTTCGGCCGAAACAGGAGGTGAAAGGTGCGCCTTCTGCACATCGTCCGGAAGCCCGGAGGGAATAAAGGGGGCGCTCTACCTCTATCATCCCGAGACGGGAATAAGCGAGCGCCTCAAAGCAGGCGGCCTCTGCGTGGCGGACGCCGCGTGGCTCAATGCGGAAGAGATCGTCTTTTCCGCGCACTCACCAGAAGAGAAAAGAGCGTCGAAAACAGCCAACCTTTATGACATTTACGCGATGAAGCTCAATGGGGAAAAGCCGCGCAAAATCATCAGCCGCGGCAGCAGTGTCAGCGCTTCGAAATAA